The genome window GAGTGGTGGGGGGcaaaaggctagggccggctCTGTTTGGATATGTAATCATCAGCTCTTATGTGGCTATCTTTAGGCATATATGCATGTtgacaatgttccaacatcctgTATTTGGTTACCAGCAGTTGCGGACAGTAGCCTATATAGCGCAATGGCACATTCAAAAGCTACTATTTTATTGAGTTTCATGCCCTCGGTTTACTAGCAAATGGCATTAGATATCATAGTGACAATTTATAACAAGGTCGGTTACATTTTGCCACTGGTAGAAATGTAGTACACAGGCCTTCAGCTGGACATTGTCGCTAATGAGAGCAGGATTGGTGTACGTGGGCAATGGGCGCCTCAAAGCAATGCTGTCTGACCACAGCCACGAAAGAAACAAGGCAAACTTACTGTGATACTGCCCAGCACTTTTTGTGCCTCTCACTATATCTTTGTATTCAGTTCCATCTTTTACTTTTATCCTcactaaaatatacttaaatgTTCCCTCTGGATCGACTTCAGCGTCGGGGACTTTACCCAAAGCGTCTGCCATTGCGACTGTGAAAATACGCACTGTACACGGGACGCACAACCTTGTCACTGCTCTGCCTACGACATACACCATTCCTGCAGCACAGTGCTCATGAAACGACTGCCTCATCGGGTTTAGGGCGTGTTCTACCGTTTAAAGACAGCGTTTGAGTAG of Oncorhynchus gorbuscha isolate QuinsamMale2020 ecotype Even-year linkage group LG15, OgorEven_v1.0, whole genome shotgun sequence contains these proteins:
- the si:dkey-51e6.1 gene encoding 14 kDa phosphohistidine phosphatase, whose product is MRQSFHEHCAAGMVYVVGRAVTRLCVPCTVRIFTVAMADALGKVPDAEVDPEGTFKYILVRIKVKDGTEYKDIVRGTKSAGQYHNHIFEKVTPPITALGLECNCLGGGKIEHNSKDKKLRVFGESTGYGKADHSVSVEKLKSVFKDYEITWSDDKE